The Bacteroidales bacterium genomic sequence TTCGGCAAACTGGCATCAAGGCTTAAAGTATCAAAAAACATGCCAGAATGGTGTCAACTCCAAAAACATGGGCCCCATCAGGTATAAGGTTGATTTGAGGCAGCTGGTCCACTCACCCCTAACCGAATCTTCGAATTGACTATATCCGTCATCTATTACAAGCAAATAGGTAGTTGTAGTTCCCGGAGAAACAATAGGTTCAGCCTGTTGAGATGCAAAACCACCCGGGCCGGACCATTGATAAGTGTAATTCCCTGAACCTCCTTCTGAAAAAGGTAGCAATTGAGTGGATTCACCCCTGCATATAGGTGAATGAACAGCATGCGGATCCACAAAGAGCGGACCACCTGAAATGGAAATCATCACTGATGATGAGGATGAACAACCATGTGAATCGGTGACAGTAAGGGTAAAATTTGTGGAGCTACTTAATAGTTGAGTACTGGTATTGTTTGAATAAGGAGATACCACCATTGTTGGAGGACTCCATTGATAGGAATAAGGTGGTGATCCTAACCCTGCAGATCCGGAAAGAGTGGTTGATGTTCCATTGGGGATGGTTTGTGGAGGTCCGGCATTGGCTACAGGATCTGTATAAACCGAAATGGTAATGGATTGGGTGAATGTACTGAATCCGTCAGAGACTACTATGGTATAAATCGTAGTCACTTCAGGTTGTACTGTAATGTCTTCGATAGAAGATGTAAAGCCCACAGGATCAGATGTCCAGGAATAGGTATACGTTCCTGATCCGCCCCCAGTCTGAGCGTTGATAGAGGATGTCCCGCCCCGGCACACTGCTAAGGTATTGGCAGATAACTGCACACCAAGCGGGCCTCCAAAAATGGTAACTGTAACCATATCTGAATGATGGCAACCCACAGATAAATCGGTCACTGTTAAAATGAAGTCTGTAGTTTCTGACAGATCTACTGTTACCGGTTCCAGTACATTGGGATCCAGGAGCAATGCAGCTGGTTCCCAGTGATAGGATAAGTTACCGCTACCACCGGTAGCATTGCCCTGCAGGGTAGTACTGGTACCAAATGGGATCGCTTTATCAATACCTGCATCAGCCAATGGAGCCAGATGGATAACGACAGGTTTTGTGTAATTACCTATACATCCATCATTAGAAATCACTTTGAGATGCACCTGGTAAGTTCCGCTATTAGTAAAAGAATAGGTTGGATTCTGAACATTGGAGGTATCGCCGAAAAGGCCGAAATCCCAATGCCATGAAACAGGATATCCACCCGGAACAAGGCTGAGGTCAACAAAATTGGTAGGCAATCCAGAACAATTGTTATCGAAAGAGAAGTCCACCTGAGGATTCCTTATTACAACCACAGTAATACTTGAAGAGCCTTCCGAAAGATACCACCAGGTATTGATCATATTTTCATTCTGGCTGGTCCAGGAATGACACCCATTAACAGTAACACTGGTGGGATAAATGCAACCATTCAGGCTATTCACAGTTCCACCCGGAAGTTTAGAATCATCCCAGAATATGGGCATCTTAGTACTAAAAAGGGGTGCAGGTCTGACAATATTAACAATCAACCCTGATGCATTATCTTCCACATCCCATAAAGGAAGATTGGTAAGTCCGTTCAGGTAGTCAATATCAATATTTATATTAGTGCCACTCTGAACAGGATTTCCATTGCCATCAAGGCCATTCCATGTGATTGTATCCCAAACATCACAGGCTACCGAACCAACAACAGGCCCGGTTAAAACTACGTCTTCCGGACCTGAGCCTGCAGGTGCTATATCAAGATTAAGGGTCAGAGAGCCCGGCTTATTTACTCTTGCAAGAATATCTATAGAGCCGTTACAATTGGAATGACTGCTCACCTCACAGATTTGGCCGAACTGCCCGGTAGGGAAAATATTTATATCAGGATTATTTAAGAATATCTTATACTGAGGCAGGTCACTTCCCGGCCAGGAATCAGAAGACATCCTGTCATTAGCCCAGTTTCCGGTATTTGAAACACCCCATTTATTGCAGTAGGTAGTATAAGTCCCACCATTCCATTCGTTGATATTCAATTGAGTAACTATTCCATCATCGGTATATACAAAAAGCTTAGCCGGATATGACTTCACTATATCACCACTGGCATCATCTGACAACTGCCAGGCTTTACTCCATAATCTTCCATTAACAACATTTGTCCCCTGAACTACACTGATATCGAAATAGAGCATATCCTGACCTGTAAAAGTGCCCCCCGTCATAGTCTTGGCGAACTCAAAGTAGTAATTGCCGACCTTGTTGGAGTTAAGATTTTAGGTTCATACCGTAGGATTGACTGTTCCAATTTAGGTCCTGCAAAAGCCTGGTCCCATGTAGTAACAAATCCTGACCGCTTGAAGGAACAGCAGCCATTGTGAAACCGGTTACAAGCGCTTCATCAGGATCTTTGATCTGGTAAAACAAGCATTTGTTCCATCATTAAATCCAAAAAGATTTGTTCTGTAGCGGATCGCTGATATAACATTCAACCGGTATTTTCAGCACAGTTAACGGTAGCAAAGGGAGTCCGGTGAGCAGACCCACCGGTCTGATCAAACATGATTCGTGTCCTTCTGTTCGGGGTTGTTGCCGGATTGGTTGGCTCCAACTGACGCGTACCCTCGCCGAAACCCAATAGTGGAAGGATAAGCAACAAAAGGCAAAAATATATCATCAGTCCTTTCATAAGAGCTATGCTTTCAGGTAATCACTTACTTTCTCTGTGAATATCTTGTATGGGTTTTAGAACTCATAAAATTATAAAATTCCTGCTTTGTTCACCTAAAATTAAAGCCCCCGGACAAGAGGGCTTGTGATGATACAATAATTTTTCAGAAGATTCTCAACAATGTAAAAAGCATTCTAACTGCCTGTCTTACTGATGCATTTAACTATTGTAGATTTTATCGTGTAAGATGAAACCTTCTTCACATCAGTCAATACTTTGTCAATCTAATATTTAATGAGCCTGATCCCTTTACTGCTTTGTCCATCAGTAAAACGCAGGATGTACACTCCGGAAGGCTTCTTACTCAGGTCTATGCTGACCCTTGCTGCATCCTTTTTACTTATTTTCTGTTTATGCAGTAAAACACCTTCCACATTAAATACTTCCAAAACAATATCCTTATTTAAATTTCCAATTTCACAATGGATGTATCCATTTCCCGGATTTGGAAACACCTTTACTGGTAATTGACTATCCTGCTCACTGGTGCCATATGTACACTCTGAATAAGTATATATTATGGTTATGTTGCCAGTATTGGTGCATCCTGTCAGAGTATTGAGAACATCCACCGAGTATGACAGCATATCAAATGCAATACCTGTGGTAGCTGATTGGATCTCAGGAGTATTTGCACCATTCGACCATAGGTAGGTTGCATTAGGGTTTACAGCGCTTATGGTCAAAGTATCAAAAATACAGGCCATGATTGTATCACCGTTCCAAATGTGCGCTCCCTGGGGAATAAGGTTCACTAAGGGTAAAGGATTCACAAAAACAGTAACAGAATCAAAATCCTGGGTAAAACCATCAGAAATTGTGAGTTTATAGGTTGTGGTTTGATTTGGTGTTACAGTTGGTTCACTCTGAGTAGAAGAATATCCTCCCGTTGCAGTCCATGTGTAGGAGTAGTTTCCTGATCCCCCTTCGGACAGAGGGAGTAATCGGGTTGATTCACCTAAACATAAAGGAGAATGAATGGCCTGCGGTTGAACGTTTAATGGTCCGCCTGCAATAGTAACCAGGACTTCACTTGAAGAGATGCAGCCATGGCCGTCAGTAACTGTAAGGGTAAAGTTTGTCGTATTACTCAGGATATCTGTGAGCGTCATGCTTTGTCCAGGGTTTACCAGGAGATCTGCAGGTTCCCAGGAGAATGAGTAGGGCGAAAAACCACCGGAAGCGATACCTGTAAGGGTAGTCGTTGTGCCGTTAGGGATCGTTTGCGGAGCTCCGGGATTAACTACAGGGTTAGGATAAACATTCACTGTAACAGTACGGGTAAGTGTGCTGAAGCCATCGCTGATGGTAAGGTAGTAAGTTGTCGTTACATCAGGCTGAACAGTAATATCCTCCAATGTTGAGCTAAATCCGGCAGGGTCAGAAGTCTAGCTGTAATTATAAATTCCGGATCCTCCACCTGTTTGAGTAGATATATTTGAGGTAGCACCCAGGCATAAGGCAACAGGGTCCGCCTGGACCTGGACACCCATAGGGCCACCTGTGATGGTAACCGTGACAATGTCGGTATTCACACAGTTATTACCAATATCAAGAACAGTTAACTGAAAATCAGTTGTTTGTGAGAGATTTACCGTAGTAGGGTTCTGAATATCAGGGTTGGAAAGTAGGTTAGCGGGCTCCCAATGGTAGGAATATGAACCACTTCCTGCTGAAGCAGCGCCCTGGAGTGTTGTATAAGTTCCATATGGAATAGATACATCAAGTCCGGCATGAGCAACCGGGCTGGGATTGATTTCTATCGATTTGATGGCCTGACCTACACATCCATTGTTTGAAGTTACGCGGAACAATACATCATAATTGCCTCCATTTGGATAAATATATGACGGGTTTTGAATATTAGAAGTATCAGACCCTACTCCAAAGTCCCAGTGCCAGGCCGCAGCTGATCCCCCTGGTATCAAACTCGCGTCGGAAAACAAGGTAGCAAGCCCTGAACAAGTATTACCATAGGTAAAATTGGCAAGGGGTTTAGGACTTACATTGACTACAGCACTGCCTGAAGCAATGCCATTGCATATCTCATTTGCTACCTGTGTGATGGTATAGGTGGTTGTGGACGTTGGATGAACATAAATCGATTTCGGTGAGGTTACTACCTGGATGTTCACAGGCGTTTGACCAAAAGCAG encodes the following:
- a CDS encoding PKD domain-containing protein, with protein sequence MTGGTFTGQDMLYFDISVVQGTNVVNGRLWSKAWQLSDDASGDIVKSYPAKLFVYTDDGIVTQLNINEWNGGTYTTYCNKWGVSNTGNWANDRMSSDSWPGSDLPQYKIFLNNPDINIFPTGQFGQICEVSSHSNCNGSIDILARVNKPGSLTLNLDIAPAGSGPEDVVLTGPVVGSVACDVWDTITWNGLDGNGNPVQSGTNINIDIDYLNGLTNLPLWDVEDNASGLIVNIVRPAPLFSTKMPIFWDDSKLPGGTVNSLNGCIYPTSVTVNGCHSWTSQNENMINTWWYLSEGSSSITVVVIRNPQVDFSFDNNCSGLPTNFVDLSLVPGGYPVSWHWDFGLFGDTSNVQNPTYSFTNSGTYQVHLKVISNDGCIGNYTKPVVIHLAPLADAGIDKAIPFGTSTTLQGNATGGSGNLSYHWEPAALLLDPNVLEPVTVDLSETTDFILTVTDLSVGCHHSDMVTVTIFGGPLGVQLSANTLAVCRGGTSSINAQTGGGSGTYTYSWTSDPVGFTSSIEDITVQPEVTTIYTIVVSDGFSTFTQSITISVYTDPVANAGPPQTIPNGTSTTLSGSAGLGSPPYSYQWSPPTMVVSPYSNNTSTQLLSSSTNFTLTVTDSHGCSSSSSVMISISGGPLFVDPHAVHSPICRGESTQLLPFSEGGSGNYTYQWSGPGGFASQQAEPIVSPGTTTTYLLVIDDGYSQFEDSVRGEWTSCLKSTLYLMGPMFLELTPFWHVF
- a CDS encoding T9SS type A sorting domain-containing protein; this encodes MEDITVQPDVTTTYYLTISDGFSTLTRTVTVNVYPNPVVNPGAPQTIPNGTTTTLTGIASGGFSPYSFSWEPADLLVNPGQSMTLTDILSNTTNFTLTVTDGHGCISSSEVLVTIAGGPLNVQPQAIHSPLCLGESTRLLPLSEGGSGNYSYTWTATGGYSSTQSEPTVTPNQTTTYKLTISDGFTQDFDSVTVFVNPLPLVNLIPQGAHIWNGDTIMACIFDTLTISAVNPNATYLWSNGANTPEIQSATTGIAFDMLSYSVDVLNTLTGCTNTGNITIIYTYSECTYGTSEQDSQLPVKVFPNPGNGYIHCEIGNLNKDIVLEVFNVEGVLLHKQKISKKDAARVSIDLSKKPSGVYILRFTDGQSSKGIRLIKY